Proteins co-encoded in one Aspergillus flavus chromosome 2, complete sequence genomic window:
- a CDS encoding putative nucleolar ATPase Kre33 codes for MPRKAIDSRIPALIRNNLQEKKRSFFVVVGDRAKDAIVNLHYIMSSHDVKQNKSVLWAYKKDLLGFTSHRKKREAKIKKEVKRGIREPNQEDPFELFITLNQIRYVYYKETEKILGNTYGMCILQDFEAITPNLLARTIETVEGGGIVLLLLKGMSSLKQLYTLSMDIHSRYRTEAHDDVVARFNERFILSLGSCDSCLVVDDELNVLPISGGKNVKPLPPPDSIDTSNTGTKKELKEIKESLADSQPVGSLISLARTVDQAKALLTFVDAIAEKTLRSTVALTAGRGRGKSAALGVAIAAAVAHGYSNIFITSPSPENLKTLFEFVFKGFDALGYLDHVDYTILQSTNPDFNKAIVRVNIHRQHRQTIQYIQPQDAHVLGQAELLVIDEAAAIPLPLVRKLMGPYLVFMASTINGYEGTGRSLSLKLIQQLREQSRGGLKASGGEDIDVADRATGKAAKNTDKSLGGRSLREITLSEPIRYAPGDSVEKWLNKVLCLDATLPKSKMNTQGCPHPSQCQLLQVNRDTLFSFHPVSEKFLQQMMALYVASHYKNTPNDLQLMSDAPAHQLYVLVPPIDEDATKLPEPLCVIQVALEGRISRQSVLNSLSRGQRGGGDLIPWLVSQQYQDEDFAGLSGARIVRIATNPEYLNMGYGSRALELLVDFYEGKFTSLSEDINEAQEEMVRVTDEELTNSNLLDDNIHVRDIRSMPPLFGKLSERRPDALDYLGVSYGLTPSLHKFWKRSAFAPVYLRQTPNDLTGEHSCVMLRTLSSGPNDSSWLGAFARDFHKRFLALLSYQFREFPSVLSLSICESANAGAKLDPSITSAPLTKSDLDSAFSPFDLKRIDSYANNLLDYHVILDMVPTIAEYYFSGRLNGKVSLSGVQQSILLAVGLQHKSMDDLEKELSLPSSQLLAMFLKIIRKMSTHFRSVIEGAVAETMPSEQVPVTQASTDAHDDVVADERFKPLETGLDEELREGGQQVDAELREKQRALIDALPLDKYEINNGSAAWEDAEKQIRAGGASTVSIKSSKPSKRKKGESAREIYDQEIDSKRQKIIKKGTEGKKKH; via the exons ATGCCGCGTAAGGCGATTGATTCGCGCATTCCTGCGCTTATCCGCAATAACttgcaggagaagaaacgaagCTTTTTCGTCGTTGTTGGTGACCGCGCCAAAGATGCGATCGTCAATTTGCACTACATTATGTCGTCGCACGATGTCAAACAGAACAAGTCCGTTCTCTGGGCGTATAAGAAGGATCTTTTGGGATTTACCAGTCACCGCAAGAAGCGTGAGgcaaagatcaagaaggaagtGAAGAGGGGCATCCGTGAACCGAACCAAGAAGACCCTTTCGAATTATTCATCACTCTCAACCAGATTCGTTACGTCTACTACAAAGAGACGGAAAAGATCCTCGGTAATACCTATGGAATGTGTATTCTCCAAGATTTCGAAGCCATCACACCGAACCTGCTCGCGCGAACGATCGAAACCGTGGAAGGAGGTGGAATCGTGCTATTGCTTCTGAAGGGCATGAGTAGTTTGAAGCAACTCTATACATTATCGATGGATATCCACTCAAGATATAGGACAGAAGCACATGACGATGTGGTCGCACGTTTCAACGAGCggttcattctttctcttggaAGCTGCGATTCGTGTTTGGTTGTCGACGATGAACTGAATGTCTTACCGATCTCCGGAGGAAAGAACGTTAAACCACTGCCACCACCAGACTCTATCGATACATCTAATACTGGCACAAAGAAGGAATTGAAGGAAATCAAGGAGAGCTTGGCAGACTCACAACCAGTCGGGTCATTGATTAGCCTGGCTCGCACTGTTGATCAGGCGAAAGCACTCCTGACTTTTGTCGATGCAATTGCGGAGAAGACGCTCCGAAGTACGGTTGCTCTGACTGCcggaagaggacgaggaaagTCTGCAGCTCTTGGTGTTGCCATTGCAGCGGCTGTTGCGCATGGTTACAGCAATATCTTCATCACGTCTCCTAGTCCGGAGAACTTGAAGACGCTGTTCGAATTTGTGTTCAAGGGATTCGATGCTCTTGGCTACCTTGACCATGTTGACTATACCATTCTTCAATCCACTAACCCCGACTTCAACAAGGCTATTGTCAGGGTTAACATTCATCGGCAGCACCGTCAAACTATCCAGTACATCCAACCCCAAGATGCCCATGTCCTAGGTCAGGCGGAGTTGCTGGTCATTGATGAGGCGGCAGcgattcctcttccccttgTTCGCAAATTGATGGGTCCTTACCTTGTTTTCATGGCGTCCACTATCAACGGTTATGAAGGTACTGGCAGGTCCCTCTCTCTGAAGCTTATTCAACAACTTCGTGAGCAATCGCGTGGAGGACTTAAGGCCAGTGGCGGAGAGGACATTGATGTCGCTGATCGTGCAACCGGGAAGGCGGCCAAGAACACAGATAAGAGCCTGGGTGGACGGTCTCTGAGAGAGATTACCCTGTCCGAACCTATCAGATATGCACCAGGAGATTCCGTAGAGAAATGGCTGAACAAGGTCTTATGCCTCGACGCGACATTGCCGAAGTCCAAGATGAACACGCAGGGCTGCCCGCATCCCTCTCAGTGTCAGCTGCTTCAAGTCAACCGCGATACCCTGTTTTCGTTCCACCCTGTTTCTGAGAAGTTCCTTCAGCAGATGATGGCTCTCTATGTTGCTAGTCACTACAAGAACACACCTAACGACCTTCAGCTCATGAGTGATGCCCCAGCGCATCAGCTCTACGTTCTTGTTCCACCAATTGACGAGGATGCCACCAAGCTTCCGGAGCCTCTGTGTGTTATCCAGGTTGCGCTGGAAGGTCGCATCAGCAGACAGAGTGTCCTCAACAGCTTGAGCCGTGGTCAACGTGGTGGAGGTGATCTGATCCCATGGCTTGTCAGCCAGCAGTATCAGGACGAGGACTTTGCTGGTCTCTCTGGTGCCAGAATTGTCCGTATTGCAACCAACCCAGAGTATTTGAACATGGGATATGGTTCTCGTGCTTTGGAGCTCTTGGTTGATTTCTATGAAGGCAAATTCACTAGTCTTTCTGAAGACATTAACGAGGCACAAGAAGAAATGGTCAGAGTAACGGACGAGGAGCTCACAAACTCCAACCTTCTGGATGACAACATCCATGTTCGTGACATCCGCTCCATGCCACCCCTTTTCGGGAAACTGTCCGAACGCCGTCCAGACGCTCTTGACTACCTTGGTGTCAGCTATGGCTTGACACCATCCCTTCACAAGTTCTGGAAGCGTTCTGCCTTTGCCCCTGTGTACCTCCGTCAAACACCAAACGATCTAACGGGCGAGCATTCATGCGTGATGCTGCGCACTCTCTCCTCCGGACCAAATGATTCCAGCTGGCTGGGTGCTTTCGCACGGGATTTCCACAAGCGTTTCCTTGCCCTGCTATCATACCAATTCCGCGAGTTTCCCTCCGTGCTCTCTCTCAGCATATGTGAATCCGCCAACGCAGGTGCCAAACTAGATCCCTCCATCACCTCAGCTCCCCTCACGAAGTCTGACCTCGACTCCGCCTTCTCCCCCTTCGATCTCAAGCGTATCGACAGCTACGccaacaacctcctcgacTACCACGTCATCCTCGACATGGTCCCCACCATCGCAGAGTACTACTTCTCCGGCCGCCTCAACGGCAAAGTCAGCCTCTCCGGCGTACAACAGTCCATCCTCTTGGCCGTCGGCCTGCAACACAAGAGCATGGACGACCTCGAGAAGGAACTGAGCCTGCCCTCATCCCAGCTCCTGGCCATGTTCCTCAAGATCATCCGTAAGATGTCAACCCACTTCCGCTCTGTCATCGAGGGCGCCGTCGCCGAGACTATGCCATCTGAGCAAGTCCCCGTGACCCAGGCTTCTACCGATGCGCACGACGACGTGGTCGCCGACGAGCGCTTCAAGCCCCTGGAGACCGGTCTGGATGAGGAGCTCCGTGAGGGAGGACAGCAGGTGGACGCGGAGTTGCGCGAGAAGCAGCGGGCCTTGATTGACGCTCTTCCTCTCGACAA ATACGAGATCAACAACGGTAGTGCTGCGTGGGAGGATGCTGAGAAGCAGATCCGGGCTGGAGGCGCCTCGACGGTTAGCATTAAGTCGTCCAAGCCCAGCAAGCGGAAGAAGGGAGAGTCGGCTCGTGAAATTTATGACCAGGAGATCGATTCGAAGAGACAAAAGATCATTAAGAAGGGAACggaaggcaagaagaagcacTAA
- a CDS encoding putative disulfide isomerase: protein MWQPSSALLLVASLLTALPVNADGLYTKKSPVLQVDHKSYDRLIAKSNHASVRFYAPWCGHCQNLKPAYEKAAKNLDGLANVAAVNCDDDENKPLCGRLGIQGFPTLKIVTPSKKPGAPRVEDYQGQRTAKAIVDAVVDRIPNHVKRVTDKDLDKWLSEDEKAPKAILFTEKGTTSALIRALAIDFLGSIKVAQIRSKESDAVERFGIEEFPKLVLLPGGEKEHIVYDGELKKKPMVEFLSQVAAPNAAPSATSSKSSKPSKSSSARSQSTTVLDDEAENLKPTESPDPKVVPDNAQESKPAQVPIQAPPITSLPTVEALESACLTPKSGTCILALLPESTEADADIPSSAKEAVVSLSEIVHKHAVRQAHLFPFYSIPAINSGAATLRAGLGLPEDSKSVEIIALNGRRGWWRRYDPSDNADYSLARVESWVDAIRLGEGSKSKLPEGVIVTEVEPEAEPEKPTADHDEL from the exons ATGTGGCAGCCAAGCTCTGCACTTCTTCTTGTCGCGTCACTTCTCACTGCTCTCCCAGTCAACGCTGATGGGCTGTACACTAAAAAATCGCCTGTGCTGCAGGTGGATCACAAGTCTTATGATCGGCTCATTGCCAAGTCCAATCACGCATCGGTAAG ATTTTACGCTCCCTGGTGTGGCCACTGCCAAAATCTGAAACCTGCCTACGAGAAAGCAGCCAAGAACTTGGACGGTTTGGCCAACGTTGCCGCTGTCAACTGTGACGATGACGAAAACAAACCTCTGTGTGGCCGGTTGGGTATACAGGGCTTCCCGACCCTCAAGATAGTGACACCTTCCAAGAAACCTGGCGCACCAAGGGTGGAAGATTACCAGGGCCAGAGGACCGCCAAAGCTATAGTCGATGCAGTGGTGGACCGCATCCCAAACCATGTGAAGAGGGTTACGGACAAGGACCTGGACAAATGGCTTTCCGAAGATGAAAAAGCCCCGAAAGCTATCCTTTTCACCGAGAAAGGCACCACGAGTGCTCTCATCAGAGCCCTTGCGATTGACTTCCTTGGATCAATCAAGGTAGCCCAGATTCGTAGCAAGGAGTCCGATGCTGTAGAGAGATTTGGCATTGAGGAGTTCCCAAAACTTGTCCTCCTCCCCGGAGGCGAGAAGGAGCACATTGTGTATGATGGGGAACTCAAAAAGAAGCCAATGGTTGAGTTCCTCAGCCAAGTCGCGGCCCCCAACGCTGCTCCCTCTGCCACAAGCTCCAAGTCATCAAAGCCATCCAAGTCATCGTCCGCGCGCTCTCAGTCTACAACGGTTCTAGATGATGAAGCAGAGAACTTGAAGCCAACCGAGTCTCCTGACCCTAAAGTTGTCCCCGATAATGCTCAGGAATCGAAACCTGCACAGGTCCCCATTCAGGCACCCCCCATTACTTCCCTTCCTACTGTGGAAGCGCTGGAGTCTGCTTGTCTGACCCCCAAATCCGGCACTTGTATTTTGGCTCTTCTTCCAGAATCCACCGAAGCTGACGCCGACATCCCCAGCTCCGCCAAGGAGGCCGTTGTCAGTTTATCCGAGATCGTACATAAGCACGCGGTGCGCCAGGCGCACCTCTTCCCGTTCTACAGTATCCCAGCTATTAACAGCGGGGCCGCAACTCTGCGTGCTGGTCTCGGTCTTCCTGAAGATAGCAAGTCAGTGGAGATCATCGCGTTGAACGGACGCAGAGGCTGGTGGCGGAGGTACGACCCATCGGACAACGCGGACTACAGTTTGGCCCGTGTTGAGTCCTGGGTGGACGCTATTCGCTTGGGCGAAGGTTCTAAGAGCAAGCTTCCTGAAGGGGTCATCGTCACTGAGGTCGAGCCTGAGGCGGAGCCTGAGAAACCAACCGCCGATCACGACGAGCTGTAA
- a CDS encoding F-box domain protein: MAGGMVDTPATGQAREALGMSMLPREIFWMILNYLSPRDVVRCRRVSQSWSQSFGNPANLIPLLRTFFPLAKEVRELHGKDIDCVLETIEDEIYWCRLFDQLASRYDHLSQGKPKSIQKHRLCDDFGISGEREWFHVQPWENHASHLMQRVDCPFPESFWSYEDGLVVYPSADHSCLVLLDLDSDRRFMVPFIITGKVIRRIRLQKRVLVVEWAEPKAFHWLNDSDGVHRHFASSFDVTETASGWSVKFRNEWKIMFLGHPLSERDRFYSTHSETHYAIYIWQPNRSLYTADDDAPIESLSVWDISKPSDYRPSLDPTGRLREAGQDNGPSIITRFGFRELGFYSVRQRGFPGVQCLNISEDNQSIDIVENLCTGPVDRLVAPTEWTSQVQITSIPISGEGPCWRRFDGQVLPPYRGNNSLQTQPLSFAICDEPWYAVVSEAFDEKAEVGFCLHLSPTTWPFDLKMFLSIRTPSSIKTLKHEEIFELIGKGRICGNERHLIGENANRELVIYRFDR; the protein is encoded by the coding sequence ATGGCAGGAGGCATGGTTGACACTCCAGCAACTGGTCAGGCCCGTGAGGCTCTGGGAATGTCCATGTTACCACGAGAGATTTTctggatgatcttgaacTATCTCAGTCCCAGAGACGTTGTCCGTTGCCGCCGTGTTTCCCAATCTTGGAGTCAGAGCTTCGGAAACCCCGCAAATCTCATCCCACTCTTGAGGACGTTCTTTCCTTTGGCGAAAGAGGTCAGGGAGCTTCATGGTAAAGATATTGACTGCGTGCTGGAGACTATAGAAGACGAGATCTATTGGTGTAGGCTCTTCGATCAGCTTGCCTCTAGGTATGATCATCTTAGCCAAGGGAAACCCAAATCTATCCAGAAGCACAGACTTTGTGATGATTTCGGCATatctggggaaagggaatGGTTCCACGTGCAACCCTGGGAAAACCATGCTAGTCACCTGATGCAGCGCGTTGATTGCCCTTTCCCAGAGTCGTTCTGGTCGTATGAGGATGGCCTGGTAGTGTATCCGAGCGCAGACCACTCATGCCTTGTGCTCTTGGACCTAGACAGTGACAGGAGATTCATGGTTCCTTTCATTATCACAGGCAAAGTGATTCGCAGAATTCGACTACAGAAAAGAGTTCTCGTTGTGGAGTGGGCAGAGCCCAAAGCCTTCCATTGGTTAAATGACAGTGACGGAGTGCATCGCCACTTTGCTTCGTCATTTGACGTGACAGAGACTGCGAGTGGATGGAGCGTCAAGTTTCGAAATGAGTGGAAGATCATGTTTCTTGGTCACCCACTCAGCGAGAGGGATCGCTTCTATTCCACTCACAGTGAGACACATTATGCTATCTATATTTGGCAGCCCAATCGCAGCTTGTACACTGCAGATGACGATGCTCCGATCGAGTCGCTGTCGGTCTGGGATATCTCAAAGCCATCAGATTACCGGCCTTCCTTGGACCCAACCGGACGTCTGCGAGAAGCAGGCCAAGACAATGGTCCGTCAATTATCACGCGTTTTGGGTTTAGGGAATTAGGGTTCTACTCTGTCAGGCAACGAGGGTTCCCGGGCGTGCAATGCTTGAACATCAGTGAGGACAACCAGTCTATAGATATCGTCGAGAACTTGTGTACAGGGCCAGTCGATCGCCTAGTTGCGCCGACAGAGTGGACATCACAGGTGCAAATTACTAGCATTCCGATATCCGGCGAGGGGCCTTGCTGGAGGCGGTTCGATGGTCAAGTTCTGCCTCCCTACCGTGGGAACAATAGTCTACAAACACAACCTCTTAGCTTTGCCATCTGTGATGAGCCATGGTATGCTGTCGTCTCCGAGGCATTTGATGAGAAGGCCGAGGTTGGATTTTGCCTCCATCTGTCACCTACTACATGGCCGTTTGATCTGAAAATGTTCCTGAGCATCCGAACTCCATCGTCAATTAAAACACTGAAGCATGAGGAAATTTTCGAGCTCATAGGTAAAGGGAGGATTTGCGGAAATGAAAGGCACTTGATTGGTGAGAATGCGAACCGCGAACTTGTCATCTATAGGTTTGATaggtaa
- a CDS encoding putative glutathione S-transferase: MTLTVHHLNISQSERVVWLCEELAIDYELKTYKRAPLLAPPEYKALHPQGTAPIIQDGDLTLAESGACIEYICHKHGGGKLFLPPTHPAYADFLYWWHWSNGTFMPTIMQTMSLRALNASRDSFQMTLTNSRFKKAFAALNERLRGNQWLAGSNFTVADVMVVFVLTTVRYWVPYSLEEYENVVKYLKRVSEREGYQKAMKKCEPELELALGVEPPTKE; this comes from the coding sequence ATGACGCTCACTGTCCACCATCTAAACATCTCCCAGTCAGAGCGTGTTGTCTGGCTATGCGAAGAACTGGCCATCGATTATGAGCTGAAGACATACAAGCGGGCGCCCCTCCTAGCCCCACCCGAGTACAAAGCGTTGCATCCACAAGGGACCGCGCCCATCATCCAGGACGGCGACTTGACGCTGGCTGAGAGTGGCGCATGTATCGAATACATCTGTCACAAGCATGGTGGAGGAAAGCTGTTTTTGCCCCCGACGCACCCAGCCTATGCCGACTTTCTGTATTGGTGGCACTGGTCCAACGGTACCTTTATGCCCACCATAATGCAGACTATGTCGCTGCGCGCTCTCAACGCTAGTCGGGATAGCTTCCAGATGACCCTCACAAACAGCCGGTTTAAGAAGGCATTCGCAGCGCTCAATGAAAGACTACGTGGCAACCAGTGGCTTGCCGGTAGCAATTTCACGGTGGCGGATGTGATGGTAGTGTTTGTGCTTACTACGGTACGGTATTGGGTCCCCTATAGTCTGGAGGAGTATGAGAATGTGGTCAAGTATCTGAAGCGTGTTAGCGAGAGGGAAGGGTATCAGAAGGCTATGAAAAAGTGTGAGCCGGAGTTAGAGTTAGCATTGGGGGTGGAACCGCCGACAAAGGAGTAA
- a CDS encoding flavo protein subunit of fumarate reductase: MNIRPVQLLLHPLQNSISRFFTTMTTSPYPLSSSLAQPQPVIVVGSGLAGLSAATQLISHQVPVIMLDRAEKPGGNSIKASSGINGAPTKFQPEDTNDSQELFLTDTIKSAGDVFASSPAEEQKRRESLISTLTASSAEAVYWLTDEKGVDLSKVCRLGGHSRPRTHRGAGQRPPGISIVSTLLDSLETSSLFQLRSGARVTKVLREADEVLGVQYTGGEKTETEDNTTTTLNGPVVFASGGFAGDAHGLLAKYRPDLAGIPSTNQAVEGTQPLLENIGAGLVDMEQVQIHPTGFVDEKEPSASVKILAAEALRGEGGILLLDNGNRFVNELETREHITNVIMSSAKPLETDARQWDVSLLLDEGTAAALGSHMGFYLWKGLMRKTTVHELDPPVLETIKTYADIVSGKQQDEFGRAAFGNWTLKDVTPDSVVYIGKVTPVTHFTMGGATIDERSQVLDKNGAPIKGLWAAGEVTGGLHGQNRLGGSSLLECVVFGRIAGNEAAAFYKKHYAS; encoded by the coding sequence ATGAATATACGTCCAGTCCAGTTACTACTTCACCCTTTACAAAATAGTATTTCCAGATTCTTCACAACAATGACTACCTCACCGTACCCGCTGTCGTCGTCACTGGCACAACCCCAGCCTGTAATCGTGGTTGGATCCGGACTCGCCGGATTATCAGCAGCGACGCAACTCATCTCACATCAAGTCCCTGTCATAATGCTCGACAGGGCCGAAAAGCCCGGTGGCAATAGTATCAAAGCTTCATCAGGAATAAACGGAGCGCCGACGAAATTTCAGCCTGAAGATACCAATGACTCCCAAGAGCTTTTTCTCACCGACACAATTAAATCGGCAGGAGATGTTTTCGCATCTTCCCCGGCTGAGGAACAAAAAAGGCGGGAATCGCTTATTTCCACCCTCACTGCTTCGTCTGCTGAGGCAGTTTACTGGCTCACGGATGAGAAAGGTGTCGACTTGAGCAAGGTTTGCCGGTTGGGGGGACATAGTCGTCCGCGGACGCATCGTGGGGCTGGTCAGCGACCGCCTGGGATTTCTATCGTTAGCACGCTTTTGGATTCTTTGGAGACTAGTTCCCTGTTTCAGCTTCGGTCGGGGGCTAGGGTTACGAAGGTGTTGCGCGAGGCGGATGAGGTCTTAGGGGTCCAGTATACAGGTGGTGAGAAGACTGAAACGGAGGACAATACTACCACTACGCTTAATGGGCCGGTTGTGTTTGCAAGCGGTGGATTTGCAGGAGATGCGCATGGACTGCTTGCCAAGTATCGGCCCGATTTGGCTGGGATACCTTCGACGAACCAGGCTGTTGAGGGAACACAGCCTCTTCTCGAGAATATAGGCGCTGGGTTAGTGGATATGGAACAAGTTCAAATCCATCCGACCGGATttgtggatgagaaggaacCCTCGGCGTCTGTTAAGATTCTTGCGGCGGAGGCACTCcgtggagaaggtggaatTCTCCTTTTGGATAATGGAAATCGATTCGTGAACGAGCTTGAGACCCGCGAGCACATTACGAATGTCATCATGAGCTCAGCGAAACCACTGGAGACAGATGCGCGTCAATGGGATGTTAGCCTTCTCTTGGACGAAGGGACCGCTGCCGCCTTAGGCTCGCATATGGGATTCTATCTGTGGAAAGGGCTAATGCGCAAGACAACGGTGCACGAACTTGATCCACCAGTGCTCGAAACTATCAAAACATATGCAGACATTGTCTCAGGCAAACAACAAGATGAGTTTGGCCGTGCAGCTTTCGGAAACTGGACTCTGAAGGATGTGACACCGGATTCTGTGGTCTATATTGGGAAGGTCACTCCTGTTACCCACTTTACGATGGGAGGAGCTACAATTGATGAGCGCAGTCAGGTGCTAGATAAGAATGGAGCCCCCATCAAGGGTCTCTGGGCTGCAGGAGAGGTCACTGGTGGCCTACACGGTCAGAATCGCTTGGGAGGGTCGTCTCTTCTGGAGTGTGTCGTCTTCGGAAGGATAGCGGGCAATGAGGCCGCGGCTTTCTATAAGAAGCACTATGCTTCCTGA
- a CDS encoding permease of the major facilitator superfamily: MFIAAKYIHRKIKSRNQSPNDDSPKPVTETKPCPHSRPFQVELRSRASVENARTSSQGSTIEEDRVLVPQDLPKSDEKCQVCKKQKHDARVYRWKLIAGLCLPFILATLDLTIVATALPSIASHFNEFDELNWIVTAFTLTSTTFIPMFGQFADVFGRGETLHLSLFLMIIGSVLCAAAQTWGMLLLGRALQGVSDAGLMNVVMIILSDKVSLKESAKTKSLFTLVGGIGYAVGPTVGGYLTDANWRYCFVISIPIAVIAHILVFILLRNELVEGTMFKKGSRLSGILPALATVDIIGSILFIFGVGLIILATAWGGATYSWSAPQVLAPLVVGSICFVLFFVYEYFLEPGRIFARIFPKQVAMLPYSMFARRDTIWLAIVQFSTGAAMYSIFYYIGIYFSLVEAYPASKAGVQLLYYIPGMGVGVYIAVFLCNVWPAQSFFPLNIGTIVSTVGLAMVVYAIHTQNTSLINGMMAITGAGTGLRFMPATLHMVGVWPEKIAPAQSLMRFAQPFGGTLSLTIMGSVFNNKFARASVVSGGGGLDVHDTNSLAFIADLPEEAQRSVRLVGRDAIMWAYIAVLPIMGLSLVTGLFIGNVWIKPKSKVDEEKREGLEDEGSHSEVIYVPYLWALLKGNIDSYKKTNRIIPESNSKSADLNNS; encoded by the exons ATGTTCATAGCAGCAAAATATATACATCGAAAGATaaaatcaaggaatcaaAGTCCGAACGATGATTCCCCAAAGCCTGTCACTGAGACAAAGCCATGCCCTCACTCGCGGCCTTTTCAGGTCGAGCTTAGGAGCAGGGCGTCTGTTGAGAATGCCCGGACTTCTTCTCAAGGTTCAACCATAGAAGAGGATAGGGTGTTAGTACCTCAAGATTTGCCAAAGAGCGACGAAAAGTGTCAAGTCtgcaagaaacagaaacatgATGCTCGCGTCTATCGATGGAAGCTCATTGCTGGGCTCTGTCTGCCGTTTATACTCGCAACATTGGACCTGACAATCGTCGCTACGGCGTTACCGTCCATAGCCTCCCATTTCA ATGAGTTTGACGAGCTAAACTGGATTGTTACTGCTTTTACGTTGACATCAACTACCTTCATTCCCATGTTCGGTCAGTTCGCCGATGTCTTCGGGCGTGGCGAGACCCTCCAtctctctttgtttttgatgATCATTGGAAGTGTGTTGTGTGCGGCTGCGCAGACATGGGGCATGCTTCTACTAGGAAGAGCTTTGCAGGGTGTGAGCGACGCCGGACTGATGAACGTTGTGATGATCATTCTTTCAGACAAAGTGTCTCTGAAAGAAAGCGCAAAGACTAAGTCCCTCTTTACCCTTGTTGGGGGTATAGGCTACGCCGTCGGACCAACTGTCGGAGG ATATCTAACAGAT GCTAACTGGAGATACTGCTTTGTGATATCTATACCT ATCGCTGTTATCGCCCATATACTAGTCTTCATCTTGCTACGCAATGAACTCGTCGAAGGGACAATGTTCAAGAAGGGCTCTCGACTGTCAGGGATTCTCCCAGCTCTCGCAACTGTCGACATCATCGGCTccattctcttcatcttcggtgTTGGACTCATCATCCTAGCCACTGCATGGGGTGGAGCTACTTACTCCTGGTCAGCACCTCAGGTCCTGGCACCATTGGTAGTGGGCAGTATTTGCTTCGTCTTATTCTTCGTCTACGAATATTTCCTTGAGCCAGGCCGCATATTCGCCCGAATCTTCCCAAAGCAGGTAGCCATGCTCCCATACAGCATGTTCGCTAGAAGAGACACGATCTGGCTGGCAATCGTGCAGTTCTCTACTGGAGCAG CAATGTACTCCATATTCTACTACATCGGAATCTACTTCTCCCTAGTAGAAGCCTACCCAGCCTCAAAAGCAGGCGTGCAGTTACTATACTACATCCCCGGAATGGGAG TCGGCGTCTACATCGCCGTCTTCCTCTGCAACGTCTGGCCAGCCCAGAGCTTCTTCCCCCTTAACATCGGCACAATCGTCAGCACCGTCGGCCTCGCCATGGTCGTATATGCCATCCACACCCAAAACACCAGTCTAATCAACGGTATGATGGCCATAACGGGCGCGGGGACAGGACTCCGCTTCATGCCCGCCACATTGCACATGGTAGGCGTGTGGCCGGAGAAGATCGCGCCCGCGCAGTCGTTGATGCGGTTCGCGCAACCGTTCGGCGGGACTCTCTCTTTGACTATCATGGGGAGTGTTTTCAATAACAAATTTGCGCGGGCGTCGGTTGTTTCTGGGGGCGGGGGGCTTGATGTTCATGATACGAACTCTTTGGCGTTTATTGCAGATTTGCCGGAGGAGGCGCAGAGGAGTGTGAGGTTGGTGGGCAGGGATGCCATCATGTGGGCTTATATTGCTGTTTTGCCGATTATGGGGTTGAGTCTTGTTACGGGATTGTTTATTGGGAATGTGTGGATCAAGCCGAAGTCGAAGGtggatgaagaaaaaagggagggattggaggatgagggcagTCATAGTGAGGTGATCTATGTGCCTTATTTGTGGGCGTTGTTGAAG GGCAATATCGACTCCTACAAAAAGACCAACAGGATCATACCAGAAAGCAACAGCAAGTCCGCCGATTTGAATAATTCATAA